Genomic segment of Saprospira sp. CCB-QB6:
AAGACGAGATTGGCCTCTGTGCCATAATCATTTTTATAGGCCAAAAGGAAGTTGGCCGAATAAGGCGACTGGCCAAACATGGGGCGGCTATCCTTAGCATCGGCTACAGTAGCGCGAATTTCCGCTAACTCTAAAGGATCAATTTTGGTCTCTGAATAGATATAGGCAAAATTAGCTGCCAAGCTAAAGCTCTTGAGTGGAGCGGCAATAAAGCCTAAGTTTTTGCGCAGCTCTAGCTCCAAACCTAAAATTTGGGCCTCTTCTACATTACGAAAAGTAATCTCTGAGTTGGGTGCCGTGGGATTAAACGTGCGTTCGATAGGATTATAAAACTGCTTGAAAAAAGCAGTAACCGAAATCAATTCTGCAAAGCTGGGATAAAATTCATAGCGCAGATCAATATTATCGGCTAGGCTGCGCTGCAAATTGGGATTACCCGCCAAGAGATAGCCCCCATCTACATCAAAGTTGGTATAAGGCGCCAACTCTCTAAAACTAGGGCGGGCCAAGGTTCTAGAATAGGCGAAGCGCAACTTCATTTTATCATTCAACTCATAATTGAGGCTAAGGGCTGGCAAGAGGTCCAAATTTTCGAGCAAAGGAGAAGATTGGTCCAAATGCAAAGAATCAATAGCTTGTAGACTAGGATCTAGTGAAAGCATACTCAAGCGCGTTTGCTCCATTCTTAGGCCCGTAACCAAGCGCAACTTTTTAGTTAGGGGCAGTTCGGTCATGAGGTAGAGGCCCAAAACATCTTGTTGGGCATCATAGCTATTTTGGAGGTCAATATCAGAATCGGCATACAGACCTTGGCCATTATTGGCCCATTGGTTTTCGCCTGCATCATATTGGACCAATTGTTCTTCTGCAAAATAATCACTCAAATTGCCATTGAAGGGTACAATCCCCGATTGCTGAAAGACAATGCGGTTTTCTCTAAAGACTCTGGCCTTTCTATTATAGCTAGCTCCTGCCATCAGCTTAGCCGAAAGGCCATTCCATTGTTTGTAGGGCAAGCTAAAATCAACTCGGTTGGACCAAGTACTTTCATTCATTTCTCGATAGAAGCGGCTAGGGCTATTATCACTACTTAACTTTAAAAAATAGCGATCTTGATCAGGGCGATAGCGATAAGTAAAATAGCGCAGGTCGGGCTCATCTTGAGCAGAAAGTGAATAAGCGCTTTGCCATTTGATCTCTAGGTTTTTCCATTTAGGGATGAAATGTTTTCCGCCTAATTGGTAACTCCCTAAACTGCGCTCTAAAAACCGCCATGACTGGCTAATAAAGACATCATCGGGATCATCTCTAAATTTGGTTCCTTTTGCATAGCGGGCGGTAGAGGTTGCACTTTGGTTGCGCAAAACAGTTAGGCGAAGCTGATTATTTTTATTCAATTTATAGCTAGCGCCTAGCATGGCTCCCCAAAGCGTTTCATCTCGGCCCAGCTGCTCCTCCAATTGAAGCTGAGAAGTGAGGCGATTAGTCGTTTGGCTATTGCCGCCCAATTCATAAATTCCATAATTTCCGTTGGTATAGCCGCTAGCCTGCTGGCTATAACTGAGTGAGGCAATAAAGCCCAGTGGTTTCCCAAAAAGCTTAGTTTGATTGCCAATAGAAAAAGACGCCCGGCTATTGAGGAAGCGGCTACGGCCCGACTGTTCCCAGTTATTGGCAAAGCTGCGGCTAGCTGCAGCAATCGTCTGTGCATCTGCTGCATTAAAGTTGGCGGAGCTATTGGGTTCAAATTCGGGTAATTGGCCCTCTTCAATATTGGGGATAGTAGCTGGTAATTGGCGAAGACCATCATCAAATCCGAGTAGGTCTGTGCTACTGCCCGCATAGCTATTCAAATTGGGATTGAAGCTAGAGACCGTATTATAAGAAGTAGACCAACTCGCATTGATACTAAAGAGCTCTGGAAAATCCTTGGTCTCAATATCAATATAGCCCCCAGTAAAATCTCCATAAAGATTAGGGCTAAAAGATTTATAGACGAGGATATTATCAATGAGGCTAGCGGGAAAAAGGTCCATTTGGACCGAGTTTCGGTTAGGGTCTAGGCTGGGGATTTCGGCCCCATTTAGTGTAGTTTTGCTATAGCGATCGCTTAGTCCACGCACATATACATATTTGCCTCCTTCAACGGTAACCCCTGTAATTCGGCGCATAGCGGCGGCGGCATCATTATCTCCTGTTTTTTTGATTTCTGCGGCTGAAACCCCATCTAAAACTTGAGACGATTGTCTTTTGATGGTCAGCAAAGCATTAGCTGTATTGCGAATTTGTTTGGCTTCAACAACCACTTCATCTTGGGCCAAGGCCTCCTCTTGAAGAGAAAAATCGATTTGAAAATTTTGCCCTACCTCAAGACTAATACCTTCTACGGTTTGAGTCGTAAAGCCCAAATAAGAGCATTGCAACTTATAGCTCCCTGCTTGCAGGTTTGGAATGCGGTATTGTCCTTCAAAATCGGTAATTACGCCAACATTGAGATCGGGTAGGAAAACAGTGGCCCCAATTACGGGATAACCAGAACTAGCTTCTATAACCTTGCCTGTAATACTGGCCAGATTGCTATTTTCTTGAGCTTGGGTAAGACCCAGGCTAATAAAAAGCAGGGAAATGATAAGTAAAAATTGTTTCATAATCAATGCTATTGAAGAAAACGGAAAGGATATCTTACGGTGGGCAGGGCGCGAAGCGCAGAGCTTTCATTTGGCCTAGCGATGTGAAAGGGGGCGGCGCAGCCGCAGACCAAGGCCGTTAGGCCGCAGGGCCGAGCGAATAGCGAGCCCTGAAACGTAGCGCCTGCCGCAGGCAGGAGGCCCCAAAAAATCATAAAAAAAGCCCAGCGCCTAAAAGACGCTGAGCCTATGAAAAAACTGACTTAGTTGGATGTGCGGAAGATGTTGCTCGCATTGATGTTGTGGAAGAAACAGCCCTCAATTTTGAGGTTACCATCTTGCCATTGTTTGTAGCTATCTTGTTCTTGACCGATCAGGTCTTCGATATCAATGCCGCGATCAAAACCGCTGAAAATCGAGTTGTAATATTGTCCGCCGGCATTGTCACGGAAAGTGACGGCGCGGCTATTGGGATTGCCCACAAAAGTGGCGTTGGCAAAAATGGGCGTAGCGTAGGGCGTGGCCGTTTCGGGATTGGTTCCGCCATCATGTTCCCCTCCGCGGTCGGCATCATCATTGGGATTTTCATTTTGGTGTACGATCACAAACTGGTTGCGGCCGCGGTAGCCTTCGTCATAATCTAGGGCATCATCGGCGCAGTAAGCAGAGATCAGGTATTTGGCATCTACTGTTCCGCCAAACCATTCGATTCCATCATCCTTATTGCCGATAATTTCGACATATTCGATAGTCGTTCCGTTGCCTACTCCGCCAAGCGTAAGGCCGTTGATTTCGTTATCGGCGCCAATATTTGAGCCGCCATGACGAATAGAAACATAGCGAATTACGCCAGAATTATCATTGTCTAGGGTTCCGCCATAAAGGCCACGGCTTTCCGAGCTGGGAATCCCTTCAATTTGAGTTTCGCCAGGAGTAGAATTGAGGCTAGCTTTCCCTAAAACGATCAGGCCACCCCAGCGGGCGCGTTCGGTAGCGGCAGTTCCGCCTTGGTCGCCTTCAAAAGTGAAAATAATTGGTTCGGCGGCGGTACCTTCGGCTATCAATTTACCTCCACGGGCCACAATAAGGGCCGAAGCATCGGCGCCAGAACCTGCTTTACCTTGGATAATTGTCCCTTTTTCGATGAAGAGTGTTTGGCCATCGCCAACAAAGACAAAACCGTCCAGTACATAGGTGGTATCATTGCTCCAGTAAACCGAATCTGCTGCATTTTGCAAAAGGCTGTCGCTAATAGTTTGAAGAGGGCGACTGCTGGGCAAAGCGGCAGAAGTTGTGTTGCCCGCTACAATTCGGCTATAAAACGACCAGCCATCGTACCAAGCTGTGCCGTTGGGGTCCACGGCCCCTTTAAAGTTCGTAGATACAAACCAGCTATTATTCAATACGGCCTGCGTACCAAAATTGACGCTGCTTGCGGGCAAAATCGAGTTGCTCTGGAAGATGTTCGCGCTAGTATCGACTAGGTTATTGGCGGTTCCAAAATAGCTAGACACAAAAGCATCATCTTGCAAAGAAGCGTTAATCGTTTGCTCCTCTTCGCCATTCAAAGTTTCTTCAATACTGCGGTAAGCCAACTTAATAAACTCGATACTACCGTTGCTCGCCCCTTCTAGGTAATAGCTGCCGTCAGCTTCCGAGCTAGTGCTGGCGATTTCGGCCCCATCCAGATCGTAAACCGTCACGGTCACGCCCGCTAGCGCATCGCCCTGGCTATCGGTTAGGGTACCAGAGATGCCCGAATTGGCCTCATCTTTTTTACAGGCCGTAAAAAGCAGGCTGCTCAGCAGCAGCAAGAAAGAGAGAATGCGAAGATGTTTCATGAAGTAAAATTTGGAGTTGAGAAAAGTCAATCTAATGCTTGGGGGGACCATTTGCCTGCAAAGGAAGTCTTTTCTCTTTAACTAGTCGTTAATTGCCTATTATCTTTAATTGGGTAAAATTGCCAAAACAATATTCTGCTTAACAACTAATTAAGCTTCACTTCATTTGAAATAAACCTAATTCTCATTTAAAGTTAATCTAGTTTATGTAACCTTTTTTGGGGCCTGCCGCCTTTGGCGGCCGGGCCCTTTCAGGGCTCGCTATTCGCTCGGCCCTTCGGCGGCTTTGCCGCCTTGGTCTGGCCGTTGGCCACCCTTACAGGCCCCTAGGCCATTCTGGGCTTCGCCCAGAATTCTAGACGCAGTAGCTGGACAAAAAAAGGAGCCCCGCAATTGCGGGGCTCCTTGGGGAGAATTCTATAAACTAACCACATTTATCTCAAGGCTCTAAAATAGCCTTCTACTCGCTTTTTATAGTAAGGTTTCAGATTAGGCGAAACCGTACGGAAGAGTTCAACCTGTCCTTCTCTTTGTTTGAGATATTCCTCCATAGCGGGAGGCATATTTTTGGGCAAGTTTTCATCTGGGCGTTCGGCTCGTCTTTGGTCATCGTATTCTCTTTCTCTTTGGGCCTTTTCATGTTCGAGCATACGGGTCAAAATATCTTGTTGACGTTTGTTGATATCGGCGGGGAGGCGCTTATTCACTAAGTCGGTTTCCACCTTATCCATTTGGTCAATAATATCTTGAAGTTCTTTGCCTCCGCCTTTGCCTTTTTCTTGGAGTTCGCGTTTCATTTTCTCCATAGCTTTACGGATAGCGGCTTGTTTGGCGGCCATTTCGGCAAATTGTTTACTAGAGGGCGATTGGCCATTTTTCATCATTTGCTCTAGTCTTTGCAATTGTTCTTGTAGGCTCTTTTGCATTTCCTTCATACCGCCCATATTGGGTTCGCTACCTTTTTCGCCTTTGCCTTTGCCATCGCTACCAGGTTTGCCTTGGCCACCTGGTTTCTCGCACATCTGCTCGCCAGCCATTTCGCTAGCCATTTGCTGTTGCATTTGGTCCATAGATTCGCTGAGCATAAGGGCCAGATCATTGATATAAGTCATGCTATATTGTTGTTGGACCATAGCGGGGCGTTTTTGGCGTTCCTCCAACAAGTCGATACTTTTATTCAAGGTCTTTTTGGTGTCATTGACCTTTTCGGTAATAAAGCTTTCGAGTTGATAAACTCTTTTGGCTAGAGCCTGCAAACTATCCTCCACCTGCTTAAAATCATCTTTGATTTTGTATTGCTTTTGGACCAGTTTGACATATTTGGGGGTATTGGGCAAAGTATTTTGTACCTCATCGATCAGGGCTTCTTGATCAAAAGAGAGGTCCACCAAATTTTCGAGCAATTGGCGCATAGCTTTTACATCTTGCTCCATCTGCTGCATTTGGTTCATGCCCATCATATCCTCCATTTCCTTGGCCATTTGCTTCATCTTTTTAGAAGCATTTTTTTGTGATTTAGCGGCCTGTTTATTTTGCTTTTGCTTGAGCTGCTTAGAAGAGTTCTCCAAGTTTTCTTGGGTTTCTTTCTTCTGTTCCTTGAGGTCCTCATTCTCCATTTCCATTGGCTGATCGAGTTCTTCGTTTTTCTCTTTCGCCTTGTCCATTTTGTCTTGAATCTCTTCGAACTTCTTATTGATCTCCTCTTGTTTTTGCTCTAGTTCTTTTTGCTCTTCAGCAGATTGTTGCTCGCCTTCTTTTTGCTCCGTTTCTTCGGCCAGTTCTTCTTGTTCTTCGGCCAATTGTTCGAGTTCTTCTTTGGCGTCCATCATTTCTTTTTCCACCTCCATTTTCTTGAAGAGGCTGAGCATGCGGTCCAATTCGTCTTTCACTTCTTCCTCGTTCATCTCCATATTTTCGAGTTGTTCGAGGACCTCATTTTTATCCATTTTGTCCAGCATCTCCTCCATCTTTTCAAAGAGTTCTTTCATCTCATCTGACATGACTTCTTCAAAAAGCTTTTCGATCATTTCCTGTTTTTTGAGCAACTCTTCATCTGGTTTTTGATATTGTTCTTGCTGCTCTTTATTCTCTTGGAAATTCTGCTGGGCGTTTTGGATTTTCTCCTGTGTTTCTTTCTGTTGTTGGATGAGCTTTTCGATTTCTCGGCGGTCTTGCCAGTTTAGCTCATTTTTCTGCAATACATTTTCCTTGGCCTCTTTGATTGCTCGTTTGAGTTTCTCCATTTCGGCCATGGCTTCTTCTAGGTCCGACTTAATCGCTTGGTCATTTTTCTCCTCTTGGGCCTTCATTTCTTCTACGGTAGCCATTTGGTAAACCATCATGCTCGTTTTAGAAGATTTGCTTCCCTGTACCCCATCATTGTCCCAAACCTGAAAGTAATAGCTGAGTTTATCGCCAGGTTCTAGTCCCAAATTGCGCAAGTTGAGGGCATAGCGATAAGTCGTTTGTTTATCACTGAGAATCGGCAGCGGATCTCTTTCTTGGCGTAAAATTTTGCCATCTCGTTCAATCGTATAATGAAACCCTAAGCTATTTAGGCCATAATCATCAGAGGCTGAGCCTGCGAAGTAAATTACTTTACTATCTGTGCTATCGGCAAACTTCTCCAATTCAATTTGGGGATAGAGATCGGGAATAACGGTAATGCTATAATTCAAGGAGTCTCCCATAGGCAATTTAGCATTAGAGAGATAGATTTTATAGCTACCATCAGCTTGTAATTGGCGCTTGAAGCTAAAATCTTGGCGGCCAGAGCGCTCTGCTTCTTGGCGTTCTTCTCCTGCAAAGCGAAGGGCTAGTTCATCGGTAAAATTGGCAGAGAACAACCATTCTACTTTGGTGCCTGCGGGAACCACTAGATCGCCTACATTATCTAGGGTTTCATCTTTGCGGCCCGTATAAGCTGGAAAATCTAGGGCGGTTTGGAAATTCAGCAAATTGGGTTTTTCCAAAACGTTCATGCTATAGCTCTTAGAGCTAAAGCCATTGGCTTGAAAGCGGAAATTCAGATCTTCCTGCACCTTAGGGAAGACATAGCGAAATTGGGTAGGGCTCAGTTTCTCCATCTTAAACTGATAATTGTCTACCTCAATAAATACCTCTGCGGGTAAAGCTCCTTTTTCTTCAATATCTACCAACAACTCAAAATCTTCATATTGCACTAGTTTTTGGTCCAAATTGCGAGGCGAAAAGCCAAAGAGCGCTTGGCGCTCAAACTCTTCATTATTAGAAAGGATACGGCCCGTACTATTTTGCACAATATTGGAAAAGACCAATAGTCCAAAAAAGATGAACAAAGGCGGCAATACAAAACGCAAATACTTGCGGTTTTTGCGCAAATCAATGGCCTTTTGGAAAGGCACCGGGGCCAGCTCCACTGTTTTTTGGTTGATAGCAGCTAGCAACAAAGCGCTATTTTCTGCTTGGGCCTGTTGATTGAGCTGCAAAACATTGAGCAACTTATCTTGTACATTAGTAAAATGTTGGCCTACAATCTGGGCCGCCTTTTCGTGTGAAATGACCTTACCCAAACGGAAATATTGCAGTAAGGGCCAAAGTACCCAATAACTAAGGCCTAGTCCAGCCAAAGCCACAAAGCTATAAAACAAGCTTTTGCGGAAAGCCATAGAAGAGACCGAAGAGGTGAAAACATAATGCTCTAGAAGCACAAAGGTCACCCAAATTACAGAAATCAGGGCCAAGCTATGCAAGCTGCCCCGAATCAAGTTATTGAGGTAGTATTTTCGAATAAACGCATCAAGTTTATGGAGTAGCGTCTGATATTGGTTCATAATGAGTGCTTTTTTCTAAATTGGAGTTCCCTATATAATAATACGATTTTTATTAAGAAAGGCCCTCCCTTTTAGAAAACTTTAAAGCGCTAAACTTTAGTAAAACAGGCTATTTTGGCCCAATTCGACGACCGAAGGGAGGAGCGGCCTAGCGATGTGCAGCAGTGGCCCGTAGGGCCAGACCAAGCGGGCGCAGCCCGCGCAGGGCCGAGCGAATAGCGAGCTGCGAAACGTAGCGCCGCAAGGCGTAGCCGTAGCGGAGGCCCCAAAACCGCCTACTTATTCCTTTCTTTAGGCTTGGCGTTCAAGCTGAAAAAGCTTAGTAGGCTAGCGATTAGTGTGGGTAAAAAAATGTTAATTAGCCAAAGGGTAAAACTGGCCCAAAGGATATGATCGGCGGCGATAGGGGCCAAAAAATGGAGCGAAAGCGAGGCCCGAGCCAGTAGGGCCAGGGAGGCGGGAATCGGCAGGGCCGTTTGGGCCAAAAAGACCAATTGCACGCCCGTAAAGCTCAGTAAAAAAGGAGCTCGAGCGCCAAAAGCGTAGAGCAAGGCCACATTTTGGAGAATATAGCAGCTATAGCGGAGCAAGGAAAGGCCCAAAACGGCGGTCAAATTGCGTTTGGGCAAATTGAGTTTTAAGAAGGTATATTTTTGCAAAAAGGTCCAGCGCGACCAAAATTGCGGACCAAAAAAATACAGGCCCAACAAGAGCAACAAAAGCGGAGGCAAAACCCCATACAGCCAATATTTTTGGGCCAATAACCAGCTGGGAATCGGCAATTGGGTACTTTCTCGATAGACCAAAGCCAGTAATCCAGCCGCCACCAAAACAATCCATTGGGCCAGGCTACCAAAGGCGCTAGACGACAGACTTTGGGCTCGAAGTTCCTTGGGTAAATAGAGTAAACGGCCCGCATGTTCGCCTATTCGGTTGGGGGTAAATACGCCCAAGGCCAAGCCCATAAAAACGGCTTTCAGGGCTCGGTAAAAAGCCATAGGTGCGCCCAGCAAAACTCGCCATTTTTGGGCCTCCAAAGCCCAATTGAGGGGAAGGAGCAAAAGGGCCAAAGAAAAATAGGCCAAAGAAAACTCCGCCTGAAAGCGTTGCCAAGAGAGGGGCGGCAGCTCCGCTGCCGCCCGCTGCCACTGCTGCTTGAGCAGGTAGGCAAGAGCGACAAACAAAAGGAGCTGCAACAAAAAACGCAGTCCCTTATTGGCCCAAAGCGTTTGGAGCAGGAAACGAAAGCGGTTGCCCATTAGCCCTTGCGTTTGGGGTTATTATTGAGGAAATCGCCCCAGCCCTTATAGCGTTTGCCGCCTTTGCTAGCCGAACTACCTTGCAAATAATGACAATAGGCCACACCTACGGCATCCGTGGCATCTAAGAAATCGTGATGAAAATCGCCTTTAATCAGATGGGGCAACATGGCCGCTACTTGCTCTTTGCTAGCGGCGCCCTTGCCCGTTACGGCCTTTTTGATGCTTCGGGGACTATATTCTGTTACGCTTAGGCCATGATTGCCCATCACGGCCATGACCGCCCCCTGCGCCCGCCCTAATTTGAGCATCGACTGGGCATTTTTGCCATAAAAAGGATCTTCTAAGGCGCCTGTAGAAGGTTCATAATATTGAATCAGGCGATCTAGCTCGCTATAAATGAAACTCATCTTTTCGGCCTGGCTGTCCATCTTGCGCATATCCAAAACGCCCATACTTAGCAGCTCCACCTTGGGGCCATTGGCTTTTAAAAAGGCGTAGCCGAGCAAAATAGAGCCAGGGTCTACCCCCAAGATGATTTTTGTTTTCTTTGGCACAGTGATTCTGATTAACAAAAAAGGCCAATAGTGCGAACTACTGGCCTTTTTCTATTTGCTTTATTTACTTATTTATCTCTAAAGTAGAGTTTAAGCGGTACTCCGGTAAAATCGAAGCGAGCTCGCAAGCTGTTCTCCAAATACTTTTTGTAAGATTCTGAAACATGCTTAGGGTGATTACAGAAAAATACAAAAGAAGGATAAGCCGTAGGCAATTGGACCATGTACTTGATCGAGATCATGCGGCCCCGATAAGCGGGGGGATGATAAGCAGCCAAGGTTTCTTCCAAAAAGGTATTCAATTTAGAAGTAGAAATCCGTTTACTGCGGTTTTCATGTACCTCAATAGCCACATCAATGGCTTTAAGTACCCGCTGCTTCTCCAAAACAGAGATAAAGACGATGGGCACATCGCTAAAGGGCGCAATGCGCTCGCGGATGTGGTCCTCATATTCTTTGAGGGTATTGGTGCTTTTCTCCACCAAATCCCACTTATTGACAAAGATGACAATTCCTTTGTTGTTCTTGATCGCTAGGCGGAAGATATTGAGGTCTTGCGCCTCAATTCCCTTACTAGCATCTAGCATCAACACACAGATATCAGCAGATTCCAAAGAGCGAATGGCTCTCAAGACCGAGTAAAACTCTAAATCCTCTTTTACCGAGCGCTTACGGCGCAAACCCGCTGTATCAACCAAGATAAATTCTTGTCCAAATTTATTGTAATGCGCATGCACGCTATCACGAGTAGTACCAGCAATATCGGTAACAATAGAGCGCTCTTCATCCAAAAGGAGATTGACAAAAGAAGACTTTCCTGCATTGGGACGTCCCACAATAGCAATATGCGGAAGGCGGTTCTCTTCTTCTGGAATACCCGGAATAATATCCGTCAAAGCATCCAATAAGTCTCCGGTTCCCGCTCCAGAAGTCGAGCTAATAGGATAAAGGTTATCAAATCCCATGGCCCAAAACTCATGAATCATGAGCTGACGCTCACTATTATCTACTTTATTCACAGCCAACAAAACAGGTTTGTTGATCTCTTTGAGCAAGCGGCCCACCTGCGCATCTAGGTCGGTAATTCCCGTTTCTACATCTACCATAAATACTACGACCTGCGCCTCTTCAATGGCCATGCGCACCTGCTGACGGATCGCCGCCGCAAATACATCTTCTCCATCGCCAATAAATCCACCGGTATCTACCAAATGAAAACGCTTGCCGTTCCATTCTGTCGAGCCATATTGTCGGTCACGGGTTACGCCGCTCACATCATCTACAATTGCCTGACGCATCCCCAACATACGGTTAAAAAAGGTCGATTTTCCTACATTGGGCCGCCCTACAATGGCTACCAAATTTTCCATATCTTCTATAATGATTAAGTTCGTCTGAAGTCTGTCGGCCCAAGTTTTCTAGACCAACTGCTGTATAGTTCGCATTCAGCCCACAAAGATAAGCATATTTCACTGACCCGCTTATTTTTAGCTTTTTTTCTTTTTGGGGCCTCCCGCCTTCGGCGGGCGCTACGTTCCGCAGCTCGCTCTTCGCTCGGCCCTTCGCCGCTTTCAGCGGCTTGGTCTGGCCTGACGGCCACTGCTACACATCGCTAGGCCAGGCGCTACGCGCCTCTGCTGCCGCATCGGTTACTCCCTTCGGTCGTCGAACGGCGCCCTAAAGGGCTTGTTGTGGCCAGGCGCTATGCGCCTAAATGGCCGAAAGAATATGGGCTACTTTGGCCAAGCTCGGACTAATTTCAATGTTGTGTTTAGTAGATTGCTCAAAGGGAACTTCAACAACTTGTTTGTGCTGTACCCCTATCATAATTCCTTTTTTGTTTTCCAACAAGGCTTCTACGGCACCAATCCCCATTTGGGCAGCCAGCACACGGTCGGCACAGGTAGGCGTTCCCCCTCGCTGAATATGGCCCAAAACAGTCACTCGGCTTTCTTCATAAGGGACCTTATCTTGCACTTGCTTGGCCAATTCAAAAGCTCCACCAGCATCATCGCCTTCTGCCACAACAATAATACAAGAGTGTTTGTGCTTCTCGTGATATTCTCCAATTTGCTGAATCAACAAAGGGATGTCCGTTTCTACTTCAGGGACCAAAATGGCCTCTGCCCCACCAGCAATACCCGAACGCATGGCAATAAAACCCGCATCTCGGCCCATAACTTCCACAAAAAACAAACGATTGTAGGCCTCTGCCGTATCTCGGATTTTATCAATGGCTTCTAAGGCCGTATTGATAGCCGTATCATAACCCAAAGTATAATCGGTACCATATAAATCATTGTCTATGGTACCAGGAATGCCCACAAAGGGTATTTCGGGATGCTCTTCCATAAAGACCGTAGCCCCCTTAAAAGAACCATCGCCTCCAATGACTACTACCCCATCTACTCCAGCTGCTTGCAATTGTTCAAAGGCTTTTTGGCGACCTTCGGGCGTCATGAATTCGGCAGAGCGGGCAGAGCCCAAAATGGTCCCACCTCTATTGATAATGCCTTGCACCCCTTCACGGTCCAAGGGAACAAAATCTCCCGAAATCATTCCCGCATATCCTCTTCTTATGCCCAGTACCTCTACCTGATTATATATAGCAGCTCGCACCACGGCACGGATGCAAGCATTCATTCCAGGCGAATCGCCTCCAGATGTAAAAACAGCTATTTTTTTCATGCTTTTTGTTTTTTTGGCCCCAAAAAAGGTGGTCAAGCTGCCTAAAATACAGTTTTCTCTTCCCTTTTTCAGTTTTATTTTGATAAATTGCTGAGCTTTTGCCTCGCAAAAAGCCAGAACGACTATTCTTGATGGCCCTTCTTTTTCTTTAAAAAGATGGCATTTTTTTGTGCCCAGGGCCCAACTTAAAATATTTTGACTATGACAGAAAAAGAAAAGCATTCTAAAAACAACCCCAGACAGTGGTCTAAAATTAAGGCGGAGAACTCTTGGACCATGTTCAAGGTCATTGCAGAATTTGTAGATGGCTACGAACGCCTCAACGATATTGGTCCCTGCGTTTCTATTTTTGGCTCGGCTCGCACCAAGCCCGACAACCGCTACTATAAACTAGCTACCGAAATTGCCAAATTGATGGTCAATGAAGGCTATGGTATTATTACAGGTGGTGGCCCCGGTATTATGGAAGCCGCTAACTTGGGCGCCAAGCAAGCAGGTGGTCCTTCTGTAGGACTCAATATTGACCTTCCTTTTGAGCAAGGCCATAACGACTATATCGACAACGACAAGATTTTTAACTTCAAGTACTTCTTCATCCGCAAAGTGATGTTTGTGAAGTATGCGCAAGCCCTTGTAGTGCTTCCTGGTGGTTTTGGTACCATGGACGAACTCTTTGAGGTCCTTACTTTGGTCCAAACCCATAAGAGCTCTCCTGTTCCCATCATTTTGGTAGGTTCTGAGTTCTGGACTGGCCTAAAGGATTGGATCAAAAACGTGATGCTAGAACAAGAGCATAATGTAAGCCCCAAAGATTTGGATCTTATGCCCATTACCGATGATCCCAAAGAGGTGGTCCGCATTATCAATGAGTTTTATGCGCATGAAGACCTCAAGCCTAAATTGAATCTGCTCTAAACGAGCCGAGGAATGACAAATAAAAGTGCCCCCGCTGCCAATGGCAGCGGGGGCACGCTTTTATAAGGTCCAGAGGCGCGCAGCGCCTGGCCACAACAAGCCCTTTAGGGCGCAGTTCGACGACCGAAGGGAGTAACCGATGCGGCAGCAGAGGCGCGCAGCGCCTGGCCTAGCGATGTGCAGCAGTGGCCGAAGGCCAGACCAAGGCGGCTTTGCCGCCGCAGGGCCGAGCGAACAGCGAGCTGCGAAACGTAG
This window contains:
- a CDS encoding TonB-dependent receptor, with protein sequence MKQFLLIISLLFISLGLTQAQENSNLASITGKVIEASSGYPVIGATVFLPDLNVGVITDFEGQYRIPNLQAGSYKLQCSYLGFTTQTVEGISLEVGQNFQIDFSLQEEALAQDEVVVEAKQIRNTANALLTIKRQSSQVLDGVSAAEIKKTGDNDAAAAMRRITGVTVEGGKYVYVRGLSDRYSKTTLNGAEIPSLDPNRNSVQMDLFPASLIDNILVYKSFSPNLYGDFTGGYIDIETKDFPELFSINASWSTSYNTVSSFNPNLNSYAGSSTDLLGFDDGLRQLPATIPNIEEGQLPEFEPNSSANFNAADAQTIAAASRSFANNWEQSGRSRFLNSRASFSIGNQTKLFGKPLGFIASLSYSQQASGYTNGNYGIYELGGNSQTTNRLTSQLQLEEQLGRDETLWGAMLGASYKLNKNNQLRLTVLRNQSATSTARYAKGTKFRDDPDDVFISQSWRFLERSLGSYQLGGKHFIPKWKNLEIKWQSAYSLSAQDEPDLRYFTYRYRPDQDRYFLKLSSDNSPSRFYREMNESTWSNRVDFSLPYKQWNGLSAKLMAGASYNRKARVFRENRIVFQQSGIVPFNGNLSDYFAEEQLVQYDAGENQWANNGQGLYADSDIDLQNSYDAQQDVLGLYLMTELPLTKKLRLVTGLRMEQTRLSMLSLDPSLQAIDSLHLDQSSPLLENLDLLPALSLNYELNDKMKLRFAYSRTLARPSFRELAPYTNFDVDGGYLLAGNPNLQRSLADNIDLRYEFYPSFAELISVTAFFKQFYNPIERTFNPTAPNSEITFRNVEEAQILGLELELRKNLGFIAAPLKSFSLAANFAYIYSETKIDPLELAEIRATVADAKDSRPMFGQSPYSANFLLAYKNDYGTEANLVFNVIGPRISLIVRGGTPNVYEQPVPLLGFNLAQDLGKGFRLSFRANNLLGSRYRESLEYKGKEYFIQRYDLGQSFSLGVNYRFNRAAE
- a CDS encoding carboxypeptidase-like regulatory domain-containing protein, yielding MKHLRILSFLLLLSSLLFTACKKDEANSGISGTLTDSQGDALAGVTVTVYDLDGAEIASTSSEADGSYYLEGASNGSIEFIKLAYRSIEETLNGEEEQTINASLQDDAFVSSYFGTANNLVDTSANIFQSNSILPASSVNFGTQAVLNNSWFVSTNFKGAVDPNGTAWYDGWSFYSRIVAGNTTSAALPSSRPLQTISDSLLQNAADSVYWSNDTTYVLDGFVFVGDGQTLFIEKGTIIQGKAGSGADASALIVARGGKLIAEGTAAEPIIFTFEGDQGGTAATERARWGGLIVLGKASLNSTPGETQIEGIPSSESRGLYGGTLDNDNSGVIRYVSIRHGGSNIGADNEINGLTLGGVGNGTTIEYVEIIGNKDDGIEWFGGTVDAKYLISAYCADDALDYDEGYRGRNQFVIVHQNENPNDDADRGGEHDGGTNPETATPYATPIFANATFVGNPNSRAVTFRDNAGGQYYNSIFSGFDRGIDIEDLIGQEQDSYKQWQDGNLKIEGCFFHNINASNIFRTSN